In the Chlorobium limicola DSM 245 genome, one interval contains:
- a CDS encoding class I SAM-dependent methyltransferase, with product MNSRTSPREGSRHQFHDHFSGVSANYAAFRPSYPETLFRWLASVAPARSHAWDCATGTGQAALGLARYFGHVTATDASREQIAAAALHPRIDYRIVPAEASEIQTGSVDLVTVAQALHWLDIGRFFREAERVLVPGGVLAVWAYGAVAVEGPETGEIIREFYHDEMGPYWPEERSMADSGYADIELPMPELKSPVFSMRVSWTREELLGYIRTWSAVSRFIGKNGRDPVAGLEKRLVLHWNDASRRTVAWPLTLKAGRTSNEKPSSLFC from the coding sequence ATGAATAGCCGCACATCGCCCCGGGAGGGATCCCGCCATCAATTCCACGACCACTTTTCCGGAGTATCGGCAAACTATGCCGCCTTCCGTCCTTCGTACCCGGAAACGCTCTTCAGGTGGCTGGCATCGGTTGCGCCGGCACGAAGCCACGCATGGGACTGCGCGACCGGCACCGGACAGGCGGCTCTTGGTCTTGCCCGGTATTTCGGGCACGTCACGGCAACCGATGCCAGCCGGGAACAGATAGCGGCCGCCGCGTTGCATCCCCGTATCGATTACCGGATTGTACCGGCCGAGGCTTCGGAAATACAAACAGGAAGCGTCGATCTGGTTACGGTTGCGCAGGCCCTGCACTGGCTCGATATCGGCCGGTTCTTCAGGGAAGCGGAGAGGGTGCTTGTCCCTGGCGGGGTGCTTGCCGTATGGGCATACGGAGCTGTTGCGGTGGAAGGGCCGGAAACCGGAGAGATCATAAGGGAGTTCTATCACGACGAGATGGGACCATACTGGCCTGAAGAGCGGTCGATGGCAGACTCCGGTTATGCAGACATTGAACTGCCGATGCCTGAACTGAAGAGCCCGGTATTCAGCATGCGCGTTTCGTGGACAAGGGAGGAACTGCTCGGTTACATACGAACCTGGTCCGCCGTCAGCCGGTTTATCGGCAAAAACGGTCGCGATCCCGTTGCCGGCCTGGAAAAAAGGCTCGTTCTGCACTGGAACGACGCCTCCCGAAGAACGGTTGCATGGCCGCTCACACTCAAAGCCGGCCGGACAAGCAATGAAAAACCGTCTTCGCTTTTCTGTTAA
- a CDS encoding acetate uptake transporter family protein, which translates to MNAVNPEAIGVFGLMVTVWVFGLEQLGLGIDGETDHEKLGKNLANVALWFGGVAQIFTALSLYLFDVGMPPESRIYIGTIFATYGLFWVVVAMHFYNPGDKKVYAHFFIGIFFMTAVFSYKAFLLGKIWPLGTVLVLINVLTFLLPFTWYKPNAIITKMCGATNIAIGLCALPLLFHAIGL; encoded by the coding sequence ATGAATGCAGTAAATCCGGAGGCGATCGGCGTATTCGGTCTTATGGTTACCGTTTGGGTATTCGGTCTCGAACAGCTGGGACTTGGTATCGACGGAGAAACCGACCACGAGAAGCTGGGAAAAAATCTCGCTAACGTCGCCCTCTGGTTCGGCGGTGTCGCGCAGATTTTCACCGCGCTCTCTCTCTACCTGTTCGATGTCGGCATGCCGCCTGAATCCCGGATTTATATCGGAACCATTTTTGCAACCTACGGGCTGTTCTGGGTTGTCGTAGCGATGCATTTCTACAATCCCGGCGACAAAAAGGTCTATGCGCACTTTTTTATCGGCATCTTTTTCATGACTGCGGTGTTCAGCTACAAGGCATTCCTTCTCGGCAAAATCTGGCCGTTAGGCACCGTGCTGGTGCTCATCAATGTGCTGACGTTTCTGCTGCCCTTTACCTGGTACAAGCCGAACGCAATCATCACGAAAATGTGCGGGGCGACCAATATTGCCATCGGGCTTTGTGCCCTGCCGCTCCTTTTCCATGCCATCGGGCTCTGA